Proteins encoded by one window of Desulfobaculum bizertense DSM 18034:
- the uvrA gene encoding excinuclease ABC subunit UvrA, whose protein sequence is MSSNECIHIKGARQHNLKNLTLDIPRNKLVVVCGPSGSGKSTLAFDIVYAEGQRRYVESLSAYARQFLPQMDKPDIDNIEGLTPAISLEQQTTSKNPRSTVGTVTEVYDFLRVFYARLGTMYCPKCGRPIVAQSMDEIIEKIAAMPEKTRFLLLAPQVEQKKGTHAKLFKSLLGEGFVRVRVNGDVFPLETPPELDKKKKHTIELVVDRLVVKEGMRKRLADSVELALKFGSGRLSVVQVGGEHDGESTLYSSDAVCPECNISLPPLTPQLFSFNSPQGACPKCSGIGSVEYFEPALIAPNQGLSLEQGAVIPWKNPKIFSRYKAGLTTLGEKYGFTVSTPLKDMSEEARRVLFEGDKDLKWKGVLKILGTGMQFGSIWRDELSRFRQSRPCPACQGARLRPESLAARVADKNIDEFTRMSIRKSLEWLSALEFEAHQKLIAGPLLKELTHRLHFLVNVGLDYLSLARNMSTLSGGEAQRIRLAGQLGSGLVGVTYVLDEPSIGLHPRDNDRLLKTLRDLQGRGNTVLVVEHDDKTIENADHVLELGPGSGWLGGELVYEGDVPGLLKAKDSLTGKYLRGDLKIDQPETRREAQGHITLRNVRTNNLQGLDLALPLGCLSVVTGVSGSGKSSLVVDSLYKHIALARGTKVDNPGQLDGIDGIDAIERVVSIDQTPIGRTPRSNPATYTKIFDEIRKIFSTTKEARARGYKPGRFSFNVKGGRCESCRGDGYKRVEMHFLPDVFVKCDVCKGKRYNHETLEVKYKGKNIHEVLDMTVREAALFFENYPVLKRRLAILEDVGLGYLRLGQPATTLSGGEAQRIKISRELGKRSLPGTLYILDEPTTGLHMHEVGKLIAVLQRLVDRGASVLVIEHNTDVVRSADWVIDLGPGGGEHGGRIVAQGTPEQIAANPDSVTGSFL, encoded by the coding sequence GCCTGATATTGATAACATTGAGGGCCTGACTCCTGCCATTTCCCTTGAACAGCAGACCACGTCGAAAAATCCACGTTCTACGGTCGGAACCGTGACTGAGGTCTATGATTTCCTGCGTGTGTTTTATGCACGGCTTGGCACCATGTACTGCCCCAAGTGCGGACGGCCTATCGTGGCCCAGAGCATGGACGAAATCATTGAAAAGATCGCGGCTATGCCAGAGAAGACGCGCTTTTTGCTGCTGGCTCCTCAGGTGGAGCAGAAAAAGGGTACCCACGCCAAGCTTTTTAAGTCCTTGCTTGGTGAGGGCTTTGTGCGTGTGCGGGTGAACGGAGACGTCTTTCCGCTGGAAACCCCGCCGGAGCTGGATAAAAAAAAGAAACACACCATTGAGCTGGTTGTGGACAGACTGGTAGTGAAAGAGGGGATGCGCAAGCGCCTTGCGGATTCCGTGGAACTCGCACTCAAGTTTGGCTCTGGACGGCTGAGTGTGGTGCAGGTTGGCGGTGAGCATGATGGCGAATCCACCCTGTATTCTTCTGACGCAGTGTGCCCGGAATGCAACATCAGCCTGCCGCCGCTGACACCGCAGCTCTTTTCGTTCAATAGTCCGCAGGGCGCCTGCCCAAAATGCTCTGGCATCGGAAGTGTTGAGTATTTTGAGCCTGCGTTAATTGCCCCTAATCAGGGGCTGTCTCTGGAACAGGGGGCAGTGATTCCGTGGAAGAATCCGAAAATTTTTTCGCGTTATAAAGCCGGGCTGACGACCCTTGGTGAAAAGTATGGATTCACCGTGTCCACGCCGCTCAAGGATATGAGCGAAGAAGCCCGGCGAGTGCTGTTTGAGGGGGACAAGGACCTCAAGTGGAAGGGCGTACTTAAAATATTGGGGACCGGAATGCAGTTTGGCTCCATCTGGAGAGACGAACTGTCCCGCTTCCGTCAGAGCCGTCCCTGCCCAGCGTGTCAGGGGGCACGACTTCGCCCTGAATCTTTGGCCGCGCGCGTGGCCGACAAGAATATTGATGAATTTACGCGGATGTCTATCCGCAAGTCCCTTGAGTGGCTGTCGGCACTGGAGTTTGAGGCGCACCAGAAGCTTATTGCTGGGCCTCTGCTCAAGGAGCTGACGCACCGTTTACATTTTCTCGTGAATGTCGGACTGGATTACCTGAGCCTTGCCCGAAACATGTCGACCTTGTCTGGCGGTGAAGCCCAGCGTATTCGCCTTGCCGGACAGCTTGGCTCTGGGCTTGTGGGCGTGACCTATGTCTTGGACGAGCCGAGTATTGGTCTGCACCCCAGAGACAATGATCGCCTGCTCAAAACCTTGCGGGATTTGCAGGGGCGCGGCAACACCGTGCTGGTGGTTGAGCACGACGACAAGACCATTGAGAATGCGGACCATGTGCTGGAGCTTGGGCCGGGGTCGGGCTGGCTTGGTGGCGAGTTGGTCTATGAGGGTGACGTGCCGGGGCTGCTCAAGGCAAAAGACAGTCTCACGGGCAAGTACCTGCGCGGTGATCTGAAGATAGATCAGCCAGAAACCCGGCGCGAGGCACAGGGGCACATCACTTTGCGCAATGTCAGGACCAATAATTTGCAGGGGCTTGATTTGGCCCTGCCGCTTGGATGTCTGTCAGTTGTGACTGGCGTATCTGGCTCTGGCAAGAGTTCGCTTGTTGTGGATTCGCTCTACAAGCACATTGCTCTGGCTCGTGGCACAAAGGTGGACAATCCCGGACAGCTGGACGGTATTGATGGCATTGATGCCATTGAGCGGGTTGTGTCCATTGACCAGACACCGATTGGGCGGACGCCGCGATCTAACCCTGCGACCTACACCAAAATTTTTGACGAGATCAGAAAGATCTTTTCGACGACAAAAGAAGCGCGTGCCAGAGGCTACAAGCCGGGACGCTTTAGCTTCAACGTCAAGGGCGGGCGCTGTGAGTCCTGCCGTGGTGACGGGTACAAGCGGGTGGAAATGCACTTTTTGCCCGACGTCTTTGTGAAGTGCGATGTCTGCAAAGGCAAGCGTTATAATCATGAGACGCTTGAGGTGAAGTACAAGGGCAAGAATATTCACGAAGTGCTCGACATGACAGTGCGGGAGGCCGCGCTGTTCTTTGAGAATTACCCCGTATTGAAGCGCCGTTTGGCTATTCTTGAGGACGTGGGTCTTGGGTATTTGCGCCTTGGGCAGCCTGCAACAACGCTGTCTGGTGGTGAGGCTCAGCGTATTAAGATTTCTCGTGAACTGGGCAAAAGAAGTCTGCCCGGAACGCTGTATATCCTTGACGAACCCACCACGGGCCTGCATATGCACGAGGTCGGGAAGCTGATTGCTGTTTTACAGCGTCTGGTGGACCGTGGTGCTTCTGTGCTGGTGATTGAACACAACACGGATGTGGTGCGCTCTGCGGACTGGGTGATTGACCTTGGTCCCGGTGGTGGTGAGCACGGTGGTCGTATCGTTGCACAGGGCACGCCAGAGCAGATTGCGGCAAACCCTGATTCTGTGACGGGTTCCTTTCTGTAG
- a CDS encoding cobyric acid synthase, with protein sequence MQKNRHGGNIWDLARGAECAPEEIVDFSANINPLGPPAWFRAEMSARISAQVHYPEPYCDTLCARAAEKWDIASEEVLAGNGSTEILHAALAFWKPEKALIPVPSYADYRHACAMAQIPVENFALREDAGFRLDFPALSAALDACANSRTVVFLGQPNNPTGLSNAPDSVRDMALRHADTLFIVDEAFADFLPEQDRLAAARPQNVLVLHSLTKFYAIPGLRLGLGYACEELARGIRGRMPMWSVNGLSQAFGIRALSDTEYAERTVAEVKELRAQLLEGLSRFDELTVFPGEVNFVLCRIDREGVDASRLAELLLRERIAIRVCYNFEGLGEQWFRLAVRTRKQNAQLLEALAKVLGYPVSSSILLPRKRPALMLQGTSSNAGKSMLAAALCRMFLQDGYDVAPFKSQNMSLNSYVTRDGGEMGRAQVTQAQACRLDPDVRMNPVLLKPSSDTGSQVVVLGKAVSNMDIGQYIKYKPQAFDAAKDAYDSLASEHQVMILEGAGSPAEINLKRHDIVNMNMARYAEAKVLLVGDIDRGGIFASFVGTMELLEEWERELVAGYVVNMFRGDASLLNDALDYVTGRTGKPFMGVVPYMSRHGIPEEDSVSFKRGSLDSARTDGQLVDIACIDVPHISNFTDIEPFFNEPDVHVRVVRSPEELGAPDAVILPGSKNVVHDMNWLREQGFISELDRLLHSEQAVVVGICGGFQMLGRTISDEHQVESVAGGMKGLDFLPLATSLAPQKTLTATGARYLPSDMQIRGYEIHHGVTKTDAPDEISVCMERSDGKPIGYSRKDGKVWGTYLHGLFDDDVFRRDFIDSLRKKKGLEPVSRILAQYDIESALDRLADVVRASINAEPLYKMLGLK encoded by the coding sequence ATGCAAAAAAACAGACATGGTGGGAACATTTGGGATTTGGCACGGGGCGCGGAGTGTGCTCCGGAAGAGATTGTCGACTTTTCGGCAAACATCAATCCTCTTGGACCGCCTGCGTGGTTCCGGGCAGAGATGAGTGCCCGGATTTCTGCACAGGTGCATTATCCTGAGCCGTATTGTGACACGCTGTGTGCGCGTGCCGCTGAGAAATGGGACATTGCTTCGGAAGAAGTTCTGGCAGGCAATGGCTCAACAGAAATTTTGCACGCAGCACTGGCCTTTTGGAAGCCAGAAAAAGCACTGATTCCGGTGCCGTCCTATGCGGACTACCGTCATGCCTGCGCTATGGCTCAGATTCCCGTTGAGAATTTTGCCCTCAGGGAAGACGCTGGGTTCAGGCTTGATTTTCCTGCGCTGTCTGCCGCACTCGACGCCTGTGCTAACTCGCGCACCGTGGTGTTTTTGGGACAGCCCAACAATCCTACGGGATTAAGCAATGCGCCAGACTCTGTGCGGGACATGGCGCTGCGGCATGCCGATACGCTGTTCATCGTCGATGAAGCATTTGCAGACTTTCTTCCAGAGCAGGATCGCCTTGCTGCTGCCCGTCCGCAGAATGTTCTTGTTTTGCATTCCCTGACGAAATTTTATGCCATTCCGGGCCTGCGTCTTGGTCTTGGCTATGCCTGCGAAGAGCTGGCTCGCGGCATTCGCGGCCGCATGCCCATGTGGTCGGTGAATGGGCTGTCTCAGGCTTTTGGCATTCGTGCTCTTTCTGACACTGAATATGCCGAGCGCACTGTTGCAGAAGTTAAAGAGCTTCGGGCGCAGCTTCTGGAAGGCCTTTCCCGTTTTGACGAGCTGACGGTTTTCCCCGGTGAAGTAAATTTTGTGCTGTGTCGCATTGATCGCGAAGGTGTGGACGCCTCCCGTCTTGCAGAGCTGCTTCTCAGGGAGCGCATCGCCATTCGCGTGTGCTACAACTTTGAGGGGCTTGGCGAGCAGTGGTTCCGGCTTGCTGTTCGTACCCGCAAGCAGAACGCACAGCTTCTTGAGGCCTTGGCCAAGGTTTTGGGCTATCCCGTGTCGTCCAGCATCCTTTTGCCCCGAAAGAGGCCTGCGCTCATGTTACAGGGCACCAGCTCCAACGCAGGCAAGAGCATGCTTGCTGCTGCGTTATGTCGCATGTTTTTGCAGGACGGCTATGACGTTGCGCCGTTTAAGTCGCAGAACATGTCGCTCAATTCTTACGTAACTCGCGACGGTGGCGAGATGGGACGCGCTCAGGTGACACAGGCACAGGCATGCCGTCTTGACCCTGATGTGAGAATGAATCCCGTTCTTTTAAAACCGTCCTCTGATACAGGTTCACAGGTTGTTGTTTTAGGGAAAGCTGTATCCAATATGGACATTGGGCAATATATCAAGTATAAGCCCCAAGCCTTTGACGCGGCAAAAGACGCGTATGACTCCCTTGCCTCTGAGCATCAGGTAATGATTCTTGAGGGTGCAGGCAGTCCCGCTGAGATAAATCTCAAACGGCACGACATTGTAAATATGAACATGGCCCGTTATGCAGAGGCCAAAGTCTTGCTTGTTGGTGATATTGATCGCGGTGGTATATTTGCTTCTTTTGTTGGCACAATGGAACTGCTTGAAGAGTGGGAACGCGAGCTTGTTGCTGGCTATGTTGTCAATATGTTCCGAGGGGATGCGTCCCTTTTGAACGACGCTCTGGATTACGTTACCGGACGGACTGGGAAGCCTTTTATGGGCGTTGTTCCGTACATGAGCCGTCACGGTATTCCAGAAGAAGACTCCGTATCCTTTAAGCGCGGAAGCCTGGATTCTGCCCGGACTGACGGGCAGCTTGTGGACATCGCCTGCATTGATGTCCCCCATATTTCCAATTTTACGGACATTGAACCGTTCTTTAATGAGCCTGATGTTCATGTTCGCGTTGTGCGTTCCCCAGAAGAGTTGGGCGCTCCCGATGCCGTGATCCTTCCCGGAAGCAAGAATGTCGTTCACGACATGAACTGGCTTAGGGAACAGGGTTTTATTTCGGAACTGGATCGCCTGCTGCACAGTGAGCAGGCCGTTGTCGTGGGTATTTGTGGTGGCTTCCAGATGCTTGGACGCACCATTAGTGACGAGCATCAGGTTGAATCCGTTGCCGGTGGGATGAAAGGTCTCGACTTTTTGCCTCTCGCAACCAGCCTCGCACCACAAAAAACACTCACCGCAACTGGTGCGCGCTATTTGCCCTCGGATATGCAGATTCGCGGATATGAAATTCATCATGGCGTGACGAAAACCGATGCCCCCGATGAAATATCGGTTTGCATGGAAAGAAGCGACGGGAAACCGATAGGCTATTCCAGAAAGGATGGAAAAGTCTGGGGAACATATCTCCACGGTCTCTTTGATGACGATGTCTTTAGGCGCGATTTCATTGACTCTTTGCGGAAAAAGAAAGGCCTTGAGCCTGTCTCCCGTATACTGGCTCAATACGATATAGAATCCGCGTTGGATCGACTTGCTGACGTTGTACGCGCAAGTATTAACGCAGAACCACTTTACAAAATGCTGGGGCTCAAGTAA